The Scyliorhinus canicula unplaced genomic scaffold, sScyCan1.1, whole genome shotgun sequence genome window below encodes:
- the LOC119961562 gene encoding gastrula zinc finger protein XlCGF7.1-like, translating to MEEKSTNRCWGKLFMCCVCGQDFSQSSGLSEHNCSQDREMPWKCGDCEKGFNYPSQLETHRRSHTGERPFTCSQCGKGFAHTSTLLRHQRLHTQERPFTCSQCGLEFNRSSNLALHQRVHTGEKPFICSQCGKRFAHSYTLRTHERVHTLERPFTCSQCGKGFTHSANLLRHQRVHTGERPFTCSQCGKGFTQSSHLLAHRYIHTGERPFTCSLCGKGFSQSSNLLKHQRIHK from the coding sequence ATGGAAGAAAAAAGCACCaatcgctgctgggggaaactgttcatgtgttgtgtgtgtggacaagaTTTCAGCCAATCATCTGGCCTTTCAGAACATAATTGCAGTCAGGACAGGGAGatgccatggaaatgtggggactgtgagaagggattcaattacccatcccagctagaaactcatcgacgcagccacactggggagaggccattcacctgctctcagtgtgggaagggatttgctcacacatccactctgctgagacaccaacgactTCACActcaggagaggccattcacctgctctcagtgtgggttgGAATTCAATCGGTCATCCAACCTAGCATTacaccaacgggttcacactggggagaagccgttcatctgctcccagtgtgggaagagatttgctcACTCATACACCCTGCGGACACACGAGCGAGTTCACActctggagaggccattcacctgctcccagtgtgggaagggattcactcattcagccaatctgctgagacaccaacgagttcacactggggagagaccgttcacctgctcccagtgtgggaagggattcactcaatcatcccacctacttgcacatcggtatattcacactggggagaggccattcacctgctccctgtgtgggaagggattcagtcagtcatccaacctgctgaaacaccagcgaattcataaGTAA